The region CTTGTCAAATAAAAGCAAGTTATGAGGACCATAAGATAGAGTATCGAAATCAGTGAGTGCAGAGCTGAGCAGTTTTTAACACACTTTTTAAGTTGGTTTTGAAAGTGCTGATAGGGCTGTGGCTCCTCACATTGTCAAGCAGGGTGTTCCATTGATTTGTGGCTGTtacagagaaagctgattgcCCATGTGCAGTGTGGCAAAATGGTACGGTACAATCTcttatagaggatattctggaggatctaatagaagcgagtgtacacaaaatcacatagtggaggaggggccacaccatttaaaatattataaaccaggcataaatttgaaaataatataaaattctcaaagctcagtaaattgtatttctccagtaccctacagtgatggaaatgcattggcttttttaATCAGTATTGGATAGTTTGTTTGTaaaaggactcaagaggttttaatgctgtttctccagcctgcccccaacatgtaaTGCAATTGGACATATGGCAAAGGGTCTTatcatgcataaatatcttagCTGCATCCAGAGAAAgaatgtctaaaatttgctaaattgtactttatggtgttaactatttttttaaaacttgtttCTCAAAGGTTagaaaaaacatactttttgtCTTTGACTCAGACATGactgatcaagccaatgtgtgatcctttccagcacacttattagctTGGCAGCTGCtaattcagctgtttttgcatgtgtatatacaacagtatcatctgcatacatgtgcagttctacatcatgacactgttgagggagatcattaatatataggctaaataatagagGACcaaacactgacccttgtggaacacccattgtacATTTCATGTTATTTGATGGTGCgtcacaaactttaacacattgcaTCATatcagataaatatgaagacatccatggcgttgctctagatgagaagttaaatttagagagtctCAATATTagaacatcatgattgactctATTGAATGCTTTATACAGATCTAAAAATACTGCACCAACTACTTTATTGAgccttgatttaatttgctctaatAAGTGAAAGGCAGCAGTTTCAATGGAATGagttgctctaaagccaaactGCATACTATGTAGACCAAAACTGCTTGAATTAAGAAATGCTGTCAGTTGTTCCTATGATGTCATAGGTTCTAAAccaattaatttgaatttcagGACATGGGTAATGATATTAGATATAAATTTTATTCATGCATTATAGTTGTAGGAGTTTTGGATGATGTAGTTTGTGATGAAAGGGAACCAGTCTTTGGTGAGAGTCAAAATCTGGGTGAACCAAGGGTAGAAGAGCTCTGACTGTCTTGTTGCTCCTGTCATGATGATGTTCTTGGCTGCATCTGTGGCAGGGTAGGCTGGTACGTTAGTGACTCCCCTAGGATATAGAAAAGTACTGCATTTAACTACTGTGGATTGCACATCTTAAAAAATCTGCACTGAACCAATAATGACACAGAATATCAGTTAATCAATACAAATGTATTAGTGTGCACTGAGCAACATGACACTTATCAGTTTGCTGTATCCGAGACACTTTGCATTTGGGCTTGATTGAAATACTCACAGTATACTTGACTAACCTGACTTTCTCCATAGCTGAATCAGTATCAATGAGCCCCAGTGTACATATAGAGATGGACACATTGCTCTTCTTCATAGCCAACTCGTGCTGAAGGGACCCGAAGAAACCATTCAAGGCAAATTTTGTTGAGGTATATGGTGCCACGAAGGGACTGGGCATTTTACCTGTGAAGCATCAAGAGTAAGGTCTCATAACTCAGTTTTGTCAGATGTAATTGAGGCctttttctgaattttttaTACACATACAATGTAATTTGTACGTATGGTGCATACATATGAATTAAGAACTTTTTGGGATTCATTGGAATTATACTCATTGAAAATGTTCATGACCAAGAACCAAATTTACACTTAGACTACTTATAAACTCATCCAATAAGTGCAAATCCTTAAATGATTTGTGGTGTTATCTTGGGCACGAAGtagcaaataaaacatcagataaaatactaaaatacagaatataaaagaTTTAGTGTATTTagagtattattattatttcttaaagTACTAAGAAAAATGGACTGGATCTTCAaaagcagatggagtttgctcagaagaaaaaatgaaatttgaactttgaacatTACCGTGACACCTGGGCAGACTCCACCTGCTGATGAAGCTCAAATGATATGATCAGAAGCTattaaatggaccttgaggtgagattTTTAAGATTTCTAAGGTAAAGAGTGACCTTTGAAACTCcacatttcatcattattttggCCTAGCCtaatataataaaagaaatgaGGACAAACTATACATTATTTGTTATTAAtgggtaaaaacaaaaaaaaactgtaatggtCCTATAAGCATCATTCAGCATTATTCATTGTTCATCAGGTTgataatgtatgtatgtatttattttgcttaCTTCAACATGTCtctaaaaatgacattaaaaacgTACCTAAAAGTGATGAAACAACCACTAGTGATCCTTTACTTTGTTCAAGGGAGGCCAGAGCTTTCCATGCCATCTGAATATAGCTGAAGAAGTTGGCCTTTggaaagaacacacacacacaaaggtcaATGCATTCCCCTCTTTTCATGTGCTGATGGACCATCAAAAATGCTGCATTTACCTTCATCAGCCACCTGGTGTGTTCCACATCTCCCTCCCACATGCTGAAGGGGCTTGGGCCAATGTGGTTGAGAACCAGGTAATCCAGACCTCCCAGCTTGTCCAGAGCAAACTCTATCACTTTGTCAGGGTCTGACTCACTGGTCATGTCTGCTGCTATGTAGTGAGCTTTCGGGGCTCCCAAACTCAGGCACTTTTCTGCCACCTATGACCCAAGATCAGAACAAATGTGTTAACTGTCCTATGCAGCTGCAGAACAGAgtaaagaaaacatctttggcTTTCTGTAATACTGTCATTTCAACCAACTAAAGAAAGATTGTTATTAACCAATAGCcagatgttgtattttatattagtTTACTGAAAATACACATGCATAAAGTCCTTAAATGATTTGTGGCATCTTGGCCACGAAAtagcaaataaaaccaatggTAAATGTGGTTGAGAAAcagatgttgtattttatactaGTTTACTGGAAATATTGCATAAACTGATATGATGTTTCTCAACATTGGTTGAGAAACTGATATCTGTTTCTCAACCAATGTGGTCCATTTGTATGTTGAAAGATTCACTAACCTGTTGTAATACTTTGCCCCTCCTTGCTGTTATTACTATCTGGGCACCAAAGTGGGCATAGTGATATGCCATTTGTTCACCAATACCCGTACTGGCTCCAGTCACCAATACCCTGGCACCTCTGAGAGATTCTGAAACAAATTCATACAGTTTTTGGTAGAATAAGGCATTACACATTATCAATATAtgaaagaaatataaataaataaaatcatatggGGGGTGTAACCACAGGTTTGATGatggcaataaataaatatttcaatttgaGTACCACTGACACACCCtttgatgtaaataaaaatagtcCTACTGGTATTTTGCCTGGGCAGACATTTGTGCCCTTTGTAAATATACATTTGTTAAATATACATTTGTATAtaataatttcaaaatgtttatcAAGTGTTA is a window of Thunnus thynnus chromosome 8, fThuThy2.1, whole genome shotgun sequence DNA encoding:
- the LOC137187973 gene encoding hydroxysteroid 11-beta-dehydrogenase 1-like protein — encoded protein: MKTFTKIFLASVGVVFLAVKWTAPSFHAESLRGARVLVTGASTGIGEQMAYHYAHFGAQIVITARRGKVLQQVAEKCLSLGAPKAHYIAADMTSESDPDKVIEFALDKLGGLDYLVLNHIGPSPFSMWEGDVEHTRWLMKANFFSYIQMAWKALASLEQSKGSLVVVSSLLGKMPSPFVAPYTSTKFALNGFFGSLQHELAMKKSNVSISICTLGLIDTDSAMEKVRGVTNVPAYPATDAAKNIIMTGATRQSELFYPWFTQILTLTKDWFPFITNYIIQNSYNYNA